The Sphingomicrobium aestuariivivum DNA window CGTCGTTGAGGTTGGGATAGCCCTTCGAGCCCGCCGCGCCGGAGCCGTGACACTGGACGCAATTGACCTTGAAGGCCGAACGCCCGCCCTCGACGGCGAACTGGAGCAGGCGGCTGTCCTCGGGCAGGCGCTCCAAGGGGATCTGCGCCAGCGCGGCGGTCATCGGGGCCTTGCGGGCGGTCTCGGCGGCCATCTCCTCGGCCAGCTCGCCGCGGCTGGACCAGTCGGCCGTGCCCTCGGTGAAGCCGGTGATGCCGGGCCAGGCGGGATAGACCACGGTATAGCCGATCGCCCAGATGATGGTCGCATAGAGCGTCCACAGCCACCAGCGCGGCATCGGCGTGTCGAGCTCCTCGATGCCGTCCCATTCGTGGCCGACGGTCTCGGTGCCGGTCGGCTCGTCGATGCGCTTTTTCTCGTCAGCCATGGGTGCGGCCTTCCTGTTCGTCGTCATGGTCGAAGATGCTGTGCTTGGCGCGTTTCGCGGCGGCCTTGCCGCCCGGACGCCAGCCCCAGCCGATCAGGCCGAGGAAAAGGAGCGTCATGAAGAGGAGCCCCCAGCTGTCGGCGAAGGTGCGGAGGAACTGGTACATCAGCGCTCCACCTCCTGCGCCTCGACCTCGCTGAAGTCGATATGGGTGCCGAGCTGCTGGAGATAGGCGACCAGCGCGTCCATCTCGGTGATCACGCTCGGCTGGAGGTCATAGTCGCGCGCCTCGGCATCGGGGTAGCGTGTCGTCAGCCCCGCGACATCGCCGCGACCGGTGGCCTGCGCGCGAAGGTCGGCCACGGCGTTGGCGAGATGTTCCTCGCCATAGGGAACGCCGACCGCCGCATTGGCCTCGAGATGGCCCTCGATCGACTTGGGATCGAGCACCTTGTCCCTGAGGAAGCCATATTGCGGCATGATCGATTCCGGCACGACCGACTGCGGGTCGGCGAGATGCTGGACGTGCCATTCATCCGAATAGCGACCGCCGACGCGGGCAAGGTCGGGTCCCGTCCGCTTGGAGCCCCACAGGAAAGGGTGGTCATATTTGCTCTCGGCGGCGAGGCTGTAGTGGCCGTAGCGCTCGACCTCGTCGCGAAACGGACGGATCATCTGGCTGTGGCAGGTATTGCAGCCCTCTCGGATGTAGATGTTGCGCCCCGCCAGCTCGAGCGGGGCGAGCGGGCGGATGCCCTCGACGTCCTCGATGGTACTGTCGAGGTAGAAGAGGGGGGCGATCTCGACGATCCCGCCGA harbors:
- a CDS encoding cbb3-type cytochrome oxidase subunit 3 — protein: MYQFLRTFADSWGLLFMTLLFLGLIGWGWRPGGKAAAKRAKHSIFDHDDEQEGRTHG
- the ccoO gene encoding cytochrome-c oxidase, cbb3-type subunit II; the protein is MGKIVEQHKKIEKNVTLLAAGALVTVLIGGIVEIAPLFYLDSTIEDVEGIRPLAPLELAGRNIYIREGCNTCHSQMIRPFRDEVERYGHYSLAAESKYDHPFLWGSKRTGPDLARVGGRYSDEWHVQHLADPQSVVPESIMPQYGFLRDKVLDPKSIEGHLEANAAVGVPYGEEHLANAVADLRAQATGRGDVAGLTTRYPDAEARDYDLQPSVITEMDALVAYLQQLGTHIDFSEVEAQEVER